A portion of the Desulfomonilia bacterium genome contains these proteins:
- a CDS encoding HD domain-containing protein, which yields MDKGKFANELKPGDKFWGVFIIAEKKIGTAKNGASFARLTLADKTGELNSFIWDRPVEKTDGIETGDAVGVAGLAEVIDKGRLRVKIEKIKRLDDSEIDLTLLVPASLRDASDMMAELESLVATIEDGHIKMLISRILERTDFRAAFMKSPAAKGVHHNFIGGLLEHTLSVMNACAALYPALARYGLNRDIILAGALLHDIGKIIEYSSGKMIDVTAEGRLIGHIYISARITDEEIEAIEGFPRELRLQLIHLILSHHGQLEFGSPKVPMTKEAIFLHMIDDLDAKLAGLNSIIEATPDSDAFSSFSNIYGRYIYTRSYTPPSEEE from the coding sequence ATGGATAAGGGAAAATTCGCAAACGAGCTCAAACCGGGAGACAAGTTCTGGGGTGTTTTCATCATCGCAGAAAAAAAGATCGGCACGGCCAAAAACGGCGCGTCATTCGCAAGGCTCACCCTTGCGGATAAAACTGGCGAACTCAACAGCTTTATCTGGGACAGGCCTGTCGAAAAGACCGACGGTATTGAAACAGGGGATGCGGTGGGTGTGGCCGGTCTTGCCGAAGTCATCGACAAGGGCAGGCTCAGGGTAAAGATCGAAAAGATAAAGAGGCTCGATGACAGCGAAATCGACCTGACGCTCCTTGTTCCAGCAAGTTTAAGGGATGCCTCAGATATGATGGCTGAACTCGAAAGCCTTGTCGCAACCATAGAAGACGGGCATATAAAGATGCTCATTTCGAGGATACTGGAACGGACCGACTTCAGGGCGGCCTTCATGAAATCGCCCGCTGCCAAGGGCGTGCACCACAATTTCATCGGCGGGTTGCTCGAACATACGCTGAGCGTCATGAACGCATGCGCCGCTCTGTACCCAGCGTTGGCCCGCTACGGGCTCAACAGGGACATCATACTTGCGGGCGCTCTGCTCCACGATATCGGCAAGATCATCGAATACAGTTCTGGTAAGATGATCGATGTGACTGCCGAAGGCAGGCTGATAGGACACATCTACATCTCGGCCAGGATCACGGACGAAGAGATCGAGGCGATCGAGGGATTTCCCAGGGAACTCAGGCTGCAGCTTATTCACCTTATCCTCAGCCACCATGGCCAGCTCGAATTCGGCTCGCCCAAGGTGCCGATGACGAAAGAAGCCATATTCCTACACATGATAGACGACCTGGACGCCAAGCTCGCGGGCCTCAACTCGATAATCGAGGCCACACCCGACAGCGACGCCTTCAGCAGCTTTTCGAACATATACGGCAGGTATATCTATACTAGGTCCTACACGCCGCCTTCTGAAGAGGAATAA
- the radC gene encoding DNA repair protein RadC: MGKTNLHSGHRERLRKRFLEEGLDAFDDHQVLELLLFYAIPRNDTNPIAHRLMKRFGSLSAVLEADPKDLATIEGMGENAAAFLSMLPQALRRYMKGKASKENPKLNDPDKAAKYVMPLMAGRAEEVFYVLCLDAQLKVNYAALVSSGTVKEAQILPRKVVEEAIRHKACSVILAHNHPSGTLNPSQSDIELTRQLSDALHRIDIKVQDHIIIAGEDFFSFSKEGLMPESAI; the protein is encoded by the coding sequence ATGGGTAAAACGAATCTGCATTCCGGACACAGGGAGCGTTTGAGGAAGCGCTTCCTCGAAGAAGGGCTCGATGCCTTTGATGACCACCAGGTACTTGAGCTGCTGCTCTTTTACGCAATTCCCAGAAACGACACAAACCCGATTGCGCACAGGCTCATGAAAAGATTCGGCAGCCTTTCCGCCGTGCTGGAGGCCGACCCGAAAGACCTCGCAACGATAGAAGGCATGGGAGAAAACGCGGCAGCCTTTCTTTCAATGCTGCCTCAGGCGCTCAGGAGATACATGAAGGGCAAGGCATCAAAAGAGAACCCGAAGCTCAATGACCCGGACAAGGCCGCAAAATATGTGATGCCGCTCATGGCTGGCCGCGCCGAAGAGGTGTTTTACGTGCTCTGTCTCGATGCGCAGCTCAAGGTGAACTATGCCGCGCTCGTAAGCTCGGGCACGGTAAAGGAGGCGCAGATCCTGCCGCGCAAGGTCGTGGAAGAGGCCATCCGTCACAAGGCCTGCTCGGTAATACTTGCTCACAACCACCCCTCGGGAACGCTCAATCCCTCGCAAAGCGATATCGAACTCACCCGCCAGCTTTCTGACGCACTTCACCGTATAGACATAAAAGTTCAGGACCACATCATCATTGCAGGCGAAGACTTCTTCAGCTTTTCAAAAGAAGGTCTCATGCCGGAATCGGCGATTTGA